The region GCGTTTGAGTTCTTCCAGGAGAAAGGCATTTTCAACCAGGAGACGGCCGACCTGTTCCGCCGCCACGTTTTGTCGGCCGGGGGAAGCGAGCATCCGATGCTGCTTTACAAGCGGTTCCGGGGCCAAGAACCCTCGCCGCGTGCTCTCCTGCGACGCGCCGGGCTTTTGCCCAACGAGGAGACTCCTCTGCCGCAGCAGTAGTCAAAAAATAGAAAGGGAAGCGTAACGCTTCCCTTTTTTATGACCTTTCAGTACCGATTTACAAACGCCTGCACCTCCTGCACAAACCGCGACGACTCGGTGATGAAGGGCTCGTGCCACGAGTTTTCGAACGTTACCCACGTCACCTCCGTGTCTTCAGGCAGTAACGCTTTGGTTTCCAGCCCCACTCCCAGCGGCACCACGCCATCTTTTTCGCCCCAGAACAGCCCGATCGGTACCGTAATATCCGACAACGCCGTGCTTTTGTCGTAGCGCAGCATTTCGTGCCGGGCCCATCCTTCGTAGGCACCGGCGTGGGTAAACATGCCCAGGGCGGTGTTGGGTGAAGCAAACAGGTAATTCAACACGTATTTTTTGTCTTCGTAGACCGAAACGGGGTTGCCTTCCAGATCGTGCATGTGCCGGTAGAGCGTGCCCCATTCGTACGTTGCGAGCGTCTCCGGGGTCAGTGGATGCTCGGTGACAAATTGCTCCGCGGCGGTGTGGCCCTGTGCGCGGGCGGCTTCCAAGACCCACGCCTGCATCTGTACGAGCCACCGGTAGGTCGAGAAAATCCCGTTCACCAGCATGGCGCCTTTGACGAGCCGTTGGTTGTCGCCGGTGGTCAGAAACTGCCAGGCTAATTCTACCCCGAAGCTGTGTGCTAACAGGTACAGATCGACGTCAGGATACTGCTGCTTCAGCAGAGTAACCACGTAATAAGCATCTTCCCCAAACTGCGCATAGGTCAACAAATCAGGATGGACCCGGCCGGACGACGAACCCGCCACGCGCTGATCCCAATAGGCCACCGCTACCGTTTTTTCCAAGGCTTCAAAATAAGGCTGGTAGCACATGGCGCAGTCGCCAGGGCCGCCGTGCAGAAACAGCACCATCTTGCCCGAAGCGACGTTGCCCCGTATCCAGATGGGCATTTCCGCCCCTTTGTGGACCAGATTCAGCTTGTCGGCCACGCGGTCAGGCGTTTCGCGCTGGCAGGCAACAGTCAGGCACAGCAGGCCCGCTAACAGAACAAGGTGACGTAGAGTAGACATGATTAATGAGTGCCAAGACGTTTTTTGATGATGCCCGCTTCCAGCGCCACACGAGGCAGAAACGAGGCGTTATAGGGCACTTGTACGCTCCAGTTCAACCGGGTGTACCAGGCCAGGGGAATGCGTTTTTTCACCGACAGGTCTTTCCCGATGCCCAGCGAGAGCGTCGGGAGAAAAGTGCTTCGGCCGGCCCATGCTTTCTTCTGCAACTCTCCGGAGGGCGTAACCCGGTACGTTTGGCCTTCCAGAAAATACCGGAAATAACTGGGGGCAATTCCGGCTTCCAGCAACCCTCCTTTCGGGCCGAGGCGCTGGTACGTTATTTCCGGAGCTACGACGAGTCCCACGTGGTTTTGCGGGTGACGATAGAGCGCTACGCCCGGTGTAAACAACCAGTTGCGGGTGACGCGGGCTTCCGTCTTTTTAAGGCGCTCGCTGGTTTTCAGGGGGTACTGTGTTCCCACCTTCAGGCCGTAGTGCGTAACGGTTTCGCCGTAGTACGCGATCCGCCAGGTTTGGGCACGCCCCTCGTTCGTGAAAAGCAGCGCACAGAGCAGAAGCGCCCCGCCCCGCCAGGATGGGTCCAGAAGCAGTGCTTGGAAGAAGAATCGTCGCCAATTCATCGCGTTTTTTTAGGCAAAGCTAGTAGACTGCCTTGCCTGTTTCTTGTAGAAAAACGACACCTGCAGCGCGCTACAGACCGTTTTTACACGCTTGCCTGAACTTTGACGCTGGCGTTTACGGGCTTACGTGTCCGGAATACGCCATCTCAAGGTAAAATCCGATAACTTGGCTGCCGCTGAGGCAACCGACCTCCGCCGTTTTTCCAACCGATCCACCCTATTCTCATGCTCCATTCGTCACGTCGTCAGTTCCTGAAAACATCCGTACTCGGCGCGGTAGGCCTCTCGCTGCCTCAACTGGCCCACGGCCGCCGCCCGTTGGCTCCTTACCGCTTCTACGTCGGTACCTATACGTCCAAAGAGAGTCAAGGCATCTACCTTTACGAACTGGACCCGACCAGCGGTCGCCTGATCTACCAGCAACTGGCCGCACGCCTGACGAATCCGTCGTACCTGGCCATCGACGGGCAGCAACGTTACCTCTACGCCGTAAACGAGACCGAAGAGTTCGAAGGCAAACCCGGCGGCGCGGTGAGCGCCTACGCCATCGATCCGGCCACGGGCCAACTCACGCTCCTCAACCAGCAGCCCACGCGCGGCGGGGCTCCCTGTTACATCTCGGTCGATCAGCAGAACCGCTACGTGCTGGTGGCCAACTACGTAGCGGGCAACGTGGCGGTCTACCCCCTGCAGGCAGATGGACGCCTCGGGGCCATGAGCGATCTGGTACAACACACGGGCAGTGGTCCCAACCCACAGCGCCAGCAGTCACCGCACGCACATTGCGTGTTGATGGACCCGACCAACCAGTTTGCGTTTGCCGTGGACCTGGGCATCGACAAGATCATCAGTTACCGGCTCGATGCGACCACCGGCAAACTTCGTCCGAACGCCGAAACGCAGGCCGCACCCGGCGCAGGCCCACGGCACTTGGTTTTCCACCCCAATGGCCGGCTGGCCTGCGTCATCAACGAACTGAATTCGACCCTAACCTCATATCGCTACAACCGCCAGGCCGGTACCCTCGAAGCAGTGCAAACCGTACCGACCCTGCCGTCTTCATTTAACGGGGATAACTCCTGCGCCGACATTCATTTCGACGCTAGCGGCCGCTTTGTGTACGGCTCCAACCGGGGACACAACAGCATTGTGGCCTACGCCATCGACGGCGAAACCGGCCAGCTCGACTACCGGCAGCACATCTCGACCCAAGGCCAAACGCCCCGCAATTTTGCGGTCGATCCGTCCGGGAAATTTCTCCTGGCCGCCAACCAGGCGTCGGATTCCATCGTTACCATAGGCATTGACGGTGCCACGGGTCAGCTGGCCAGCCGCGGGACGATTGCCGGGGCACCGACACCCGTTTGCATACGATTTTTAGGATAAGTTCATGCCTTTTTTGCTTGCCGTTCCGACCTGGGTAATGGCCGGAGTCTGGGGACTGGTGGCCGGAGGTGCCCTGTTGGGAGGCGCTTTGGCAGGCTATTTTGCCCACGTTCCCCGCCGTATGATCGCCGCCATCATGGCGTTCGGCAGCGGGGTGCTGATCTCAGCCCTCTCGTTCGAACTGATGGAAGACGCCTTCGAGCGCGGCGGATTCGATGCCACTGCCCTCGGTTTCGTAGCCGGAGCGGCCCTCTATACCGCTGCCAACTGGCTTCTAAGCTACTACGGTGCGCGCCACCGCAAACGCTCCGGTGCCGAACAACCCTCCGAGTCGGACGACGAAGGCAGCGGGCTGGCGATTGCCATCGGTGCGCTGTTGGACGGCATTCCGGAATCGATCGTGATTGGCCTGAGTCTGCTGGAGGGCGGTGCCGTAAGTCTGGTGACGGTGGTGGCCGTCTTTCTCTCGAATGTGCCGGAGGGGCTTTCCAGCGCGGCCGGTATGAAAAACGCAGGCCGGTCGGCGCGCTATATTTTTGGGGTATGGGGCGGCATTGCCTTGATTTCCGGGGCGGCTTCTTTGCTGGGCTATTCGGTCTTTCAGGACTTTTCGCCTGATGTCATCGCCGCCACAACTGCCGTCGCGGCCGGGGCCATCCTCGCCATGCTGGTCGACACCATGATTCCCGAGGCTTTTGCCGTGGCCCATAATTTCGCGGGACTGATCACGGTGCTGGGCTTCCTGGTCGCCTTTGTGCTCAGCAAATTCGGCGGGTAACGTCCGGCCCGGTTTCCGCGATCTACTCCTTCCTGCCTTGCCTTTCCATCGGGTTTTGTAGCTTAGGCGTCATGATGCCACGCTTGTTCCCGCTGTTTTGCCTGCTCCTGCTCTGGAGCTGCCGCCCCGCTTCGCCCCAAACGCAAACGTCGTTCGACCTCATCATCCGTCACGGCACGGTCTACGACGGGTCCGGCTCCGCTCCGGTACAGACCGACATCGGCATTTCCGGAGACACCATTGCTGCCCTGGGCGATTTGTCGGAAGCCGACGCCCCTACGGTGCTCGACGCAGAAGGACTGGCGGTCGCGCCGGGGTTCATCAACGTCTTGTCGTGGTCGGTCGAATCGCTCCTGATCGACGGGCGCTCGCAGGGCGAAATCCGGCAAGGGGTAACGACCGAAGTATTTGGGGAAGGCGTCTCGTGGGGACCGCTGAACGCGGACATGAAACAACGCATGAAAACCGAACAGGGCGACCTGACGTACGACGTCTCCTGGACCACCCTGTCCGAGTATCTGAAGCACCTGGAATCCCAGGGCGTTTCGCCTAACGTAGCGTCGTTTCTGGGCGCCACCACCGTGCGCGAGTATGTAATTGGGTTGGAAGACAAGGCTCCCACGCCCGCGCAACTGGCGCAGATGCGGCAACTGGTCCGGCAAGCAATGGAAGAAGGGGCGCTGGGCATCGGGTCATCGCTCATTTACGCACCGGCGACGTACGCGTCCACCGACGAACTGATCGAGCTTTGCAAAGTGGCGGCAGAGTATGGGGGCATGTACATTTCGCACCTGCGCGACGAAGGCGATTCGCTGCTGCCGGCGCTCGACGAGCTGATTCGCATCAGCCGGGAAGCTCGCATTCCCGCCGAAGTTTATCACCTGAAAGCAGCGGGCGAACGCAACTGGCCCAAGCTGGACTCGGCCATCGCCCGCATCGAGGCAGCACGCCAGGAAGGGCTGCCCATTACCGCCGACGTATACGTGTATACGGCCAGTTCGAACGGGCTGGACTCACGGATTCCGTCCTGGGCGCACAGCGGCGGCCCCGATTCGCTCTACCATCGCCTGCAAATGCCCGACACGCGGCAGCGACTCTTGCACGAAATCCGATCGGAAGCACCCTTCCCCCGCATTCTGCTCGTGGGCTTTAAATCGGAGGCGCTCAAACCGCTCATTGGCCAAACCCTGGAAGAAGTCGCTCAGCAACGCGGTCAGGATCAGGCGGAAACCATGCTTGACTTGGTGCTGGAAGACCGGTCGTCGGTGCAGATTGTTTCGTTCATCATGAGCGAGGAGAACATCAAAACCAAGCTTCGCCAACCGTGGGTTGCGTTGGGCTCCGATGCCACTTCGCGCGCCACAGAAGGGGTCTTCTTACTTTCGTCCACCCACCCACGGGCGTACGGCAACTTCGCGCGGTTGCTGGGCAAATACGTGCGCGAGGAAAACGTGCTGCCCTTGCAGGAGGCCATTCGGCGCATCACGAGCCTGCCCGCGCAAAACCTGAAACTGACGCGACGCGGTGCGTTACAACCCGGCTACTTCGCCGACGTGGTGGTGTTCGATCCTGACTCGATTGCAGACCGCGCCACCTACGACCATCCGCATCAATATGCGGTTGGGATGCACCATGTGCTGGTGAACGGCACGCCGGTCCTTCAGCATGGAGAACACACAGGAGCCAAACCGGGACGTGCCTTGTGGGGGCCGGGCTTCGGCCGGAAATCCGTGGCCGCTGCGGACGAAGACCAGTAGTCTGCAGGAAGTCCCCGTCGCGGATAACTCGTTACGAATCAACTTCGCACGGGCCTATTTCTCTTAATACCCCGTCAGTTCATCGGCGGTGTTGCGCTGTTGTTCCGGATAGAAGATGATGAAACTGTTTTCTTCGAAATACTGAGACAGAAGGCGTGGCAACCGGTCCAGGTAGTCGTGGTACGAGAGGGTACGTGCGCGTGCGTTGACAAGAATCAGCAGATCCTCCACCCCGACTTCCCGCGCCAGAATCAGGAAATTTTCCCAGTCGTCGAAGGGGCGTAGTACGGTATCGACCGAGGGCTTTTCTTCCCGCAAGCGGTTGTCGATGACCTTCAGCGACGATTCGGTGCCGAACAGGTGCACTTTGCCGACCGTCTGCCGACAGATGGTCCGCAGCGTTTCGACCCAGGCCACAAACCCCGGCTCCCACTCGGCATCGGGCGGGACAACGACGACCATCTTGCGAACCGTGTTGAGCGGGCGTAGCAACTTGGTCACCAGAATCATCTGGCTCGTCTTCTGCACCACGTTGTCGAGCACGCTGCCGAACAGCCGTTCTGTGGCCGACACCCGCCCGTTCCAGCCGATCACGATCTGCGTCACGAGCAATTCTTTGGCCGTACGGATGATGCCACTCGCCACGTTAAAATCGACCCGATGCAGTGCCTGCACCCCGTTTTCCGTCGCGGCGGCGTGCTGGCGTCCCTTTTCCAGCAGTTTGCGGGCGGTGACCAGCCGTTCTGCCGCCTCTGAATTATCGAGCACTACCGACAACAGGTAGAGCGGCTCGGCGGAAGCCGGTTGCTTGATCATCACGGCCAGATCGACCAACTGGTCGAGCGTTTCGGGGTTGGCGATGGGCACCAGAATGCGTTCGCTTTTTTCGGGCGTGGGGGGCGTGCGTTCGGCTTCGGTGGTGGCCAGGCGGCGGGCGGCGGCTTCGGTCACAAACGAACTGATCAGGCAGGTAATCAGAATCATGACGATGGTCCCGTTCAGGACGCTCTCGTTCAGCAGTCCCAACCGATACCCTACCAGGACGGCGGCCAGCGTGGCCGCGGCCTGCGAATTACTCAACCCGAAAATGATGTTGCGCTCCGGCACCGAATAGCCAAAAATGCGCTGCGTGGCCCAGGCTGCACTCCATTTGCCAAACAACGCGACGACCGTCATCGTCCCGGCTACGATCAACGCCTGACTTCCCATAAAAAACACCCGCAGGTCCACCAGCAACCCGACCCCGATCAGAAAGAACGGAATAAAAAGGGCCTGTCCGATGAACTCGAGGCGGTTCATCAGCGGCGACGAGTGCGGAATGAGGCGATTCAATGCCAGACCCGCCATAAACGCCCCGATGATGGGCTCCACCCCCGCCAGACGTGCCAGCATCGCTGAGAAAAACACCACTGCCAGCACAAACAGGTACTGCGAGATGCTTTCGCTCGCCAAGTTGCGGAAAAACCAGCGGGCAATCCAGGGAATAACGACCAGCACCAACCCCATAAAGATGCCCAGCGACACGATCAGCTTCACCCAGAAGAGCATGTTCAGTTCGCCCTCGGCGGCCCCGGCAATGACGGCCAGCACCAGCAGCGCCAGCGTATCGGTGATGATCGTGCCGCCCACCGTAATGGTCACCACCTCGTGACGGGCGATGCCGAAACGGCTCACAATCGGGTAGGTCAGCAGCGTGTGCGAGGCGAACATGCTGGCCAGCAGCACCGACGAAGCCCAGTTGAAGCCTAGTCCGTAATAGCCTACCAGCGTGCCGATCGTCTGGGGAATCAGAAAGGTAAACGCGCCAAACACGATGCTTTTGCGCTGGTTTTTCCGAAAGTCGATCAGATCGATCTCCAGCCCCGCCAGAAACATGAGGTAAAGCAAGCCGACCGTGCTGAACAGCGTGGTGTCCGTACCTTGGATCAGGTTGAGGCCTTTGGGGCCGACCAGCGCACCCGCCAGAATCAGGCCGATAATGCCGGGCACTTTGAAGCGACTCAACACCAGCGGAGCGACTAAAATGACCACCACAATAAGCGAAAGGATGATCACCGGATCGGTGAGCGGTCGCGTGAATTCCGAAAAGCTGAACATAGAGAAAAGTAGGGTAAAAACCGGAATCTAAAACAGGAGCTTCTCGGCGTTCCGGGGTGGACAGCGCGCCGCCAGACACGTTTCGGGCAAAAGTTAGCGGAAAATCGCAGCCCCTTTAGTAGCCGTGCTGAACTTTCTTATCGCCTGAGGGTCACAACCCTAACAAATGCAGTTCGGTCATGCTTTTATTCCAAAGCCGCGCCAGCGCGCGCCGCTAGAAAGTGCCGTTCTGCTCCATCTTCCTAAGTCCGAAACATTGCATTATTCCGGTTTGCGTCCCATCTTCGCCCAAACTATTACCCATGAAGCGACTTCTGTACCTGTTCCTGCCGCTCCTGGCCCTTCTTTCCTGTACCCCTTCCGATTCTGACGACTTCCACTTCTCCGTTACCTTTCCGCAACAGGACACGCTCGACGGGCGTCTGCTGCTCATGCTCACGACCAGCGATCAGACCGAACCCCGCTTGCAGGTACAGGCCGGGGCGAAGGCCATCCCGATCTTCGGAATCGACGTAAACGAATGGAAATCAGGCGATAAAGCCGTCATTGATGGTAAGGTATTCGGCTACCCTTTTGCCCGTCTGAACGACCTGCCGCCCGGCGATTACTGGGTGCAGGCGCTGCTCCACAAGTACGAAACGTTTCAGTTGGCCAGCGGCCACACCGTCAAACTGCCGATGGACCGGGGCGAGGGGCAGCAATGGCGACGCGCGCCCGGCAACCTGTACAGCACGCCGCAAAAAGTGCACATCGACCCGACCGCCGGCGGCACGGTCGAACTGGTGCTCGACCAGGAAATTCCGCCGCTTGTGGAGCCGCAGGATTCGAAATACATCAAACACGTGAAGATCCAGAGCCAGCGCCTCACGGAGTTCTGGGGGCGGCCCATGTACCTGGGGGCGCACGTGCTGCTGCCGGAGGGGTTTGACGAGCACCCGGAAGCACATTACCCACTCATGATTTTTCACGGGCACTTCCCGAGCGACTTCTCCGGTTTTCGGACCGAACCGCCCGACACCACGCTGGAACCCGACTACAGCGAACGCTTCGGCATTTCCGGGTACAACCGCATCCAGCAGGAAGAAGCTTACAATTTCTACAAAACCTGGACGAGCGATACGCTGCCGCGTTTTCTGATTGTGGAAATTCAGCACGCCAATCCGTACTACGACGACTCGTACGCCGTCAATTCCGAGAACCTGGGGCCGTACGGCGATGCGATTACCTACGAGCTGATTCCGTACCTGGAAAAGCAATTCCGCGGTATTGGCGAAGGATGGTCGCGTTTTCTGTACGGCGGCTCTACCGGGGGCTGGGAAGCGCTGGCGGCGCAGGTCTTTTATCCGGACGAATACAACGGATGTTTTGCGGCCTGTCCTGATCCAATCGATTTCCGGGCCTACACGCTCGTCAACCTTTACGAAGACACCAACGCTTATTACCTGAGCGGGCCGTTCCATGAAGTAGAACGCCCAGGCCACCGCAATTCCCTCGGCCAGGTCAACGTGACGCTGAAAGATTACAACCACCTGGAACTGGTGCTCGGCACGAACAGTCGTTCCGGCGATCAGTTCGACATCTGGCAGGCGGTTTACTCGCCCATGGGCGAAAACGGATATCCGAAACCAATCTGGGACAAAAAAACCGGTACCATCGACCGGGAAGTGGCGCAGTTCTGGCGCGAGAATTACGACCTGCGCTACATCATGGAACGCGACTGGGCGACGCTCGGCCCCAAGTTGCAGGGGAAGCTCCACATCTACTGCGGCGACATGGACAACTACTACCTGAACAACGCCGTCTACCTCACGGAAAATTTTCTGGAGGCGACTACCGCGCCTGCCTACCAGGGAGAGGTGGACTACGGCGACCGGGCAGAACACTGCTGGAACGGCGACCACGTTCATCCCAACCACATTTCGCGGCTGCGCTACAACACGATGTACCTCCCCCAGATTATGCAACGTATCAATGCCTCCGCCCCAGAAGGCGCCGACCTGAAAAGCTGGCGCTACTAACCCGGAGCACGGACCGTCGGGCGACCGGAATACGCGTGGTCGTCTACCTCTGCTCCCACTTCAAGAGCGGTCGCACGGCCAGCCAGAGCAGCATGGGGACGAGCGCGCTGAGCACCAGCGTGAGCACCGGACGTTCGAGACCGAAGTGGCCCACCGCCGCGAAGGTAAAGCCCAAGGGCAGGGAGCCACAGGCCAGGGCGCCGTAAAACAGCGGGGCAGGCATGCAGGTGAGTCCCGCCATGCAGGCTACTACTTCGGGCAGGACGGGAATCCAGCGCGAGAAGGCAACGATCCACCCTCCGGCCCTGGAAAACAGCCGCTGGCCCCGGTCCAGATCGCCCTCGCTCAGGATACGGCGGGCCGCGTTGGGGCCAATCCGCTGGCAGAGTTCATAGGCCAGCGCCCCGGAGAGAAAAGACCCTGTGGCGGCCAGTGCCCCTCCCCACCAAGGCCCGTAGAGCAATCCGAGTGCGGCCATAATGACCGTGGCCGGTAGCGGCAGAAACAGATCACCGATCAGGAGTACAATGGCCATGGCCCAGGCCCACGCGCCGTAGCCTTCGAGCCAATCGACCGAGCCGGAGAAGGTAAAGAACGATTCGAGGGCGTCGCCCCAGAAGAAGAACGGAATCAGAACCAACAAGGCCAGCGCCAGAAACACCAGAAGCAACCGCATGGGCAACAGGAACGAGATTTGCCACGAAGTTATCGGGTTGCGGGGAATCGGGTGCTTCTGACGCGGACCGGCCCCTTACGCGACCGTTGTTTCGGACGCTTTGTATGCCTGCACCTGTTTCAGGAGGTCTTGCGCCTGCCGTACGGCGTCCCACTCCCGCCCCTGCATCAGCAGACGGAACCAGCGCTTCGACTGGTTTTCCGGTTTCAGGTTGAAGAACAGCCAGAGACCCACCACGGCCAGCAACGAGGTGATGCCGAGTTGCACGACCCAGAACCACGTACCGGCGTGGGCCACCATGCCCTGCGTCAGGTAAAACGTCGAATACAGCGGCATCTGCACCCACATCAGGCGGCCCGACCAGAGCGTAGCCGTTTGCAGTTTGGCCAGCTTTTCCTGTACGTCCAGCACAGATTCGCTGGTGTCGATCTGGTAGATCAGCACCAGGTCGTAGATGTAAAAGCCGATGGCCAGCGTGGTCAGGAGGGACACTAGGCCGACGGAGATCAGGAACATCGGACTCCCGACCGAGAAAAACGTAACCAGGAGGACATTCAGGAATAGAACCCACGGAATGCCGACCAGGATGGCAAAGTGTTTCAATGGTTTGAGCGAGGCCACGACCGAGGCCGCCTTCATCTTTTTTACATCCGAGAGCAGCGCCCGGTTCAGGGCCAATGATTGCTCCAGTTTTTGGTCGTACGCGGCCCAAAGGGATTTCAGTTCAAGATCGTTCATGTTCGTTAGGAAAAGGATAGGGTGTCAAATTTTTGTTTCAGTTTCAGTTTGATGCGGGCCACTTTGGTCGAAACGTTCGTGGCGCTCAGGCCCAGCACCTCGCCGATTTCCTTCTGGTCGTTGCCTTCCAGGTAGAGCAGCATCAGGGCGCGGTCCAGCTCCTTCAACTCCGCAATAAAGCGCTGTAGGTAGTGCAGCTTTTCGTCCAGCTCGACCGAGTTCGTTTCGGTAAACAGCAACAGATCGCCGTCGGGCAACGGGCGTGTGGTAGCGGCAGTCCGCCGGGCCTTTCGGTAGGCCGAGATCGCCACGTTCAGCGCGATCCGGTACATCCAGGTCGAGAATTTGTGGCGGTGGTCGAACCGGGGAAACGCTTTCCAGACCTGCAGTATGATTTCCTGGGTCAGGTCTTTCCGGTCCTCTTCGTGGGTACAGTAAGCGTTCGCTACTTTATAGACGATGCCTTTGTGGGCGTTGAGGAGTTCAAGAAAAGCGTCCTCGCTCGCGGGCTGGTCCGAGGCTACTGCGTCGTGTGCCACCGCGGCCCCCTCGTTCGGGCCATCGCTTCGGAGCGACGCCTGCAGGCGGTAGATCGCCGTGCGCAGCGGATCGGGTAACCAAAGCCAGGAGGCAAGCACAACACCATGATGGAAGGAAATAAACACGTTGCGATTTTTGATTTGTCCTATGATTCGCAGGTACCTCCGGAATATCACAACCGCCCCGCAACTTTTTTTCCATGGTAAAAAAATGATTCGTCTGTAAAAAGAAAAGCCGTGATGCGAACACCACGGCTTTTGAGATAGATGATGAATAAAGGGACGTTCGTCGGCGCATGTTTCCAGCAATCTGGCCGACATAACATTGAGGTAATGGTGTAATGGTTGATGGCCTGTTCGACCGAGGCCACGTAAATGCTATTTTTCTGCGTGATACGTGAGTAAAGGTGGCACCAGAGCACCGATAAAGGCTTGATGCGGTACGGTTCTATCTCGCTCGTCAGGCAATGCTCAAAGCTAGAGAGAGTCCAAATTCGCACCCCGCTGATCCGGCCGGGTTTCTTACAGGAGCAATAAACATCAGGAGGAGATTCTGTAACAACCAATACCAGCACGCCAGTGCACTACACCCACTACTAGACGTTGCAACTACCTTTCCCTAGCTGTGAACCGAACTAATTAACCTAGCCCAAAACACCTCTTTTGAAGGTAGCCATCACGCACCCGACGGTGCTTCCTTTCCTCAAAATGTCACACAAATCATCCCTTCGTCCGTGCATACCCGTGAGCGTGCCTCTAAAAAGTATTAGAATTATCCGCTAGCGAACCGCCCCCGCCCGTTAGCCGAGGGCAAGCCCCTTCAGCAAAAAGCCTCGACCCTATGCAGAGTCGAGGCTTTCAAGAAATCGGTTTCGGAATAGGTTAAAGATTCATACGCTTCAGTTCCTTTACGGCGTAGTCGGCAGCGCGGGCCGTCATCGCCATGTAAGTCAGCGACGGATTCTGACACCCGGCCGACGTCATGAACGAGCCATCGGTCACGAATACGTTCGGTACGGCGTGCATCTGTGCCCATTTGTTCAGCACCGACGTTTTAGGATCGTTCCCCATGCGGGCCGTGCCCATCTCGTGGATGGCCATGCCGGGATAAGAACCCCGGTCGTAGGTACGCACGTTCTTCACCCCGGCGGCCTCCAGCATTTCGGCGGCATCGTTCATCATGTCCTTGCGCATTTTTTCTTCGTTTTCGCGGAACGTGACGTCGAACACCACCGTGGGCTGCCCCCATTTATCCGTTTTGGTTTTGTCCAGGTACACGCGGTTGTCTTCGTACGGCAAGGTCTCCCCGAAGCCACCGAGTCCCATTTGCCACGTGCCGGGTTGGGTCAGTTCTTCCTTGAAATCTGCGCCGAAGGCCATTTCGGCCACGCCCCGCTGCCATCCCTGGCGGCTGGCTCCTCCCTGGTAGCCGAACCCCCGCAGGTAGTCGCGCTTGTCGCCTCCCACGTTGCGGTACCGCGGCACATAAATGCCGTTGGCACGGCGGCCGTAATAGTATTGGTCCTCAAAGCCCATCCACTCACCTGCCGCACCGGTGCGGAAGTGGTGGTCGATCACATTGCGCCCTACCTGCCCGCTGTCGTTGCCCAGTCCCTCGGGGAAGCGGTCCGAGGTAGAATTGAGCAGCACAAAGGCCGAGCCGATTGCCGACGCATTTAAAAAGATGATTTTGGCGTAAAACTCCATCGTCTCGTTGCTCTGCGAGTCGATCACGCGCACGCCCGAGGCTTTGCCCTTGTCGTTGTCGTACATGATGGCGTTCACGATGGAGTTGG is a window of Catalinimonas alkaloidigena DNA encoding:
- a CDS encoding alpha/beta fold hydrolase, whose amino-acid sequence is MSTLRHLVLLAGLLCLTVACQRETPDRVADKLNLVHKGAEMPIWIRGNVASGKMVLFLHGGPGDCAMCYQPYFEALEKTVAVAYWDQRVAGSSSGRVHPDLLTYAQFGEDAYYVVTLLKQQYPDVDLYLLAHSFGVELAWQFLTTGDNQRLVKGAMLVNGIFSTYRWLVQMQAWVLEAARAQGHTAAEQFVTEHPLTPETLATYEWGTLYRHMHDLEGNPVSVYEDKKYVLNYLFASPNTALGMFTHAGAYEGWARHEMLRYDKSTALSDITVPIGLFWGEKDGVVPLGVGLETKALLPEDTEVTWVTFENSWHEPFITESSRFVQEVQAFVNRY
- a CDS encoding lactonase family protein; its protein translation is MLHSSRRQFLKTSVLGAVGLSLPQLAHGRRPLAPYRFYVGTYTSKESQGIYLYELDPTSGRLIYQQLAARLTNPSYLAIDGQQRYLYAVNETEEFEGKPGGAVSAYAIDPATGQLTLLNQQPTRGGAPCYISVDQQNRYVLVANYVAGNVAVYPLQADGRLGAMSDLVQHTGSGPNPQRQQSPHAHCVLMDPTNQFAFAVDLGIDKIISYRLDATTGKLRPNAETQAAPGAGPRHLVFHPNGRLACVINELNSTLTSYRYNRQAGTLEAVQTVPTLPSSFNGDNSCADIHFDASGRFVYGSNRGHNSIVAYAIDGETGQLDYRQHISTQGQTPRNFAVDPSGKFLLAANQASDSIVTIGIDGATGQLASRGTIAGAPTPVCIRFLG
- a CDS encoding ZIP family metal transporter, translated to MPFLLAVPTWVMAGVWGLVAGGALLGGALAGYFAHVPRRMIAAIMAFGSGVLISALSFELMEDAFERGGFDATALGFVAGAALYTAANWLLSYYGARHRKRSGAEQPSESDDEGSGLAIAIGALLDGIPESIVIGLSLLEGGAVSLVTVVAVFLSNVPEGLSSAAGMKNAGRSARYIFGVWGGIALISGAASLLGYSVFQDFSPDVIAATTAVAAGAILAMLVDTMIPEAFAVAHNFAGLITVLGFLVAFVLSKFGG
- a CDS encoding N-acyl-D-amino-acid deacylase family protein; its protein translation is MMPRLFPLFCLLLLWSCRPASPQTQTSFDLIIRHGTVYDGSGSAPVQTDIGISGDTIAALGDLSEADAPTVLDAEGLAVAPGFINVLSWSVESLLIDGRSQGEIRQGVTTEVFGEGVSWGPLNADMKQRMKTEQGDLTYDVSWTTLSEYLKHLESQGVSPNVASFLGATTVREYVIGLEDKAPTPAQLAQMRQLVRQAMEEGALGIGSSLIYAPATYASTDELIELCKVAAEYGGMYISHLRDEGDSLLPALDELIRISREARIPAEVYHLKAAGERNWPKLDSAIARIEAARQEGLPITADVYVYTASSNGLDSRIPSWAHSGGPDSLYHRLQMPDTRQRLLHEIRSEAPFPRILLVGFKSEALKPLIGQTLEEVAQQRGQDQAETMLDLVLEDRSSVQIVSFIMSEENIKTKLRQPWVALGSDATSRATEGVFLLSSTHPRAYGNFARLLGKYVREENVLPLQEAIRRITSLPAQNLKLTRRGALQPGYFADVVVFDPDSIADRATYDHPHQYAVGMHHVLVNGTPVLQHGEHTGAKPGRALWGPGFGRKSVAAADEDQ
- a CDS encoding cation:proton antiporter codes for the protein MFSFSEFTRPLTDPVIILSLIVVVILVAPLVLSRFKVPGIIGLILAGALVGPKGLNLIQGTDTTLFSTVGLLYLMFLAGLEIDLIDFRKNQRKSIVFGAFTFLIPQTIGTLVGYYGLGFNWASSVLLASMFASHTLLTYPIVSRFGIARHEVVTITVGGTIITDTLALLVLAVIAGAAEGELNMLFWVKLIVSLGIFMGLVLVVIPWIARWFFRNLASESISQYLFVLAVVFFSAMLARLAGVEPIIGAFMAGLALNRLIPHSSPLMNRLEFIGQALFIPFFLIGVGLLVDLRVFFMGSQALIVAGTMTVVALFGKWSAAWATQRIFGYSVPERNIIFGLSNSQAAATLAAVLVGYRLGLLNESVLNGTIVMILITCLISSFVTEAAARRLATTEAERTPPTPEKSERILVPIANPETLDQLVDLAVMIKQPASAEPLYLLSVVLDNSEAAERLVTARKLLEKGRQHAAATENGVQALHRVDFNVASGIIRTAKELLVTQIVIGWNGRVSATERLFGSVLDNVVQKTSQMILVTKLLRPLNTVRKMVVVVPPDAEWEPGFVAWVETLRTICRQTVGKVHLFGTESSLKVIDNRLREEKPSVDTVLRPFDDWENFLILAREVGVEDLLILVNARARTLSYHDYLDRLPRLLSQYFEENSFIIFYPEQQRNTADELTGY